One Oryza sativa Japonica Group chromosome 8, ASM3414082v1 DNA window includes the following coding sequences:
- the LOC4345155 gene encoding probable LRR receptor-like serine/threonine-protein kinase At2g24230, producing MGARVVLFLAVAVVAAVAQEPNTDAYFVSRFFAKMGRAAPASGAAVCGWPGVACDGEGRVVEFSAAGMGLEGAVPEDTVGKLARLRSLDLSGNRLAALPNDLWEVGASLLELNLSRNAIRGDLPNNIVNFAALQVLDVSHNAFSGALPPALGSIAALRVLDASHNLFQGQLLGTVISGWTNLSSMDLSGNALDGDLPDLSPLLSLSYLNLSGNRLRGSVIGAFHEQMKVIDLSNNSFSGLNFSSGYAGSSLAYLDLSGNELTGEFSVGNRFQNLKHLNLAFNQLSVANLLVSMGEISGLEFVNLSSTGLHGQIPRELSSQLSRLKVLDLSRNNISGVVPDLSSIRLQVLDLSVNNLTGEIPVALVKKLVSMERFNFSYNNLTVCASELSPEAFAAAFARSRNDCPIAVNPDRIQRSGGKRKGMKLALAIVLSLFFSVLGLLCVAVACRRRRKRGDVLPAVKQVSFKEEPGISGPFAFQTDSTTWVADVKVATSVPVVIFEKPLLSFTFADLLAATSNFDRGTLLAEGRFGPVYRGFLPGGIQVAVKVLVHGSAMADQDAARELERLGRIKHPNLVPLTGYCLAGEQRIAIYEYMENGNLHNLLHDLPLGVQTTEDWSTDTWEDNNGGVATENITPEGTATWMFRHKIALGAARALAFLHHGCIPQIVHRDVKASSIYFDCGMEPRLSDFGLSMIAGTSTDNNLLHHSPGYAPPEFSDSENAMATAKSDVYSFGVVLFELITGKKPLGDDYPGQKEASLVNWARAMVKANLGPGIIDPKIRDTGLERQMEEALRIAYLCTAELPSKRPAMQQIVGLLKDIEPKVAEQD from the coding sequence aTGGGTGCTCGGGTGGTGCTGTTCTTGGCCGTggccgtggtggcggcggtggcgcaggaGCCGAACACGGACGCCTACTTCGTGTCGAGGTTCTTCGCCAAGATggggcgggcggcgccggcgtcgggcgCGGCGGTGTGCGGGTGGCCCGGGGTGGCGtgcgacggcgaggggcgggTGGTGGAGTTCTCGGCCGCCGGGATGGGGCTGGAGGGCGCCGTCCCGGAGGACACCGTCGGGAAGCTGGCGCGGCTGCGGTCGCTTGACCTCAGCGGCaaccgcctcgccgcgctcccCAACGACCTGTGGGAGGTGGGCGCCTCGCTGCTGGAGCTCAACCTCTCCCGCAACGCCATCCGCGGGGACCTCCCGAACAACATCGTCAACTTCGCCGCCCTCCAGGTGCTCGACGTCTCCCACAACGCCTTCTCCGGCGCGCTGCCCCCGGCGCTCGGCTCCATCGCCGCGCTCCGGGTGCTCGACGCCAGCCACAACCTGTTCCAGGGCCAGCTCCTCGGCACCGTCATCTCTGGCTGGACCAACCTCTCCTCCATGGATCTCTCCGGCAATGCGCTGGACGGCGACTTGCCGGACCTCTCGCCGCTACTGTCACTGTCCTACCTCAACCTGTCCGGGAACAGGCTCCGGGGCTCCGTCATCGGAGCGTTCCATGAGCAGATGAAGGTGATAGACCTCAGCAACAACAGCTTCTCGGGGCTAAACTTTAGCAGTGGATATGCAGGCTCATCTTTGGCATACCTCGATTTATCAGGCAATGAGCTTACCGGGGAATTCAGTGTTGGCAACAGGTTTCAGAACCTGAAGCATTTGAATCTTGCATTCAACCAGTTGTCCGTGGCAAATTTGCTGGTGTCCATGGGTGAGATCTCTGGATTGGAGTTTGTCAATTTGTCGAGCACCGGGTTGCATGGGCAAATTCCTAGGGAGTTGTCTTCCCAATTGTCTAGATTGAAGGTGCTCGATTTGTCGCGGAACAATATCAGTGGAGTAGTGCCAGACTTGAGCTCGATTCGCCTGCAGGTGCTGGACTTGTCGGTGAACAACCTCACTGGGGAGATCCCTGTGGCATTAGTGAAGAAGTTGGTGTCCATGGAGCGGTTCAACTTCTCATACAACAACCTCACCGTTTGCGCCTCCGAGCTCTCTCCCGAGGCGTTTGCCGCTGCCTTTGCTAGGTCCAGGAATGATTGTCCGATTGCCGTGAATCCTGACCGTATCCAGAGAAGTGGGGGCaaacgcaaggggatgaagttGGCGTTGGCCATTGTGCTTTCGCTCTTCTTCTCGGTTCTTGGTCTGCTCTGCGTGGCAGTTGcatgtcggcggcggaggaagagggGTGATGTGCTGCCTGCTGTCAAGCAGGTGTCATTCAAGGAGGAACCAGGGATTTCAGGCCCATTTGCATTCCAGACCGACTCGACAACATGGGTTGCCGATGTGAAGGTCGCAACATCTGTCCCAGTTGTCATCTTTGAGAAGCCCTTGCTGAGTTTCACTTTCGCCGATCTCTTGGCGGCGACGTCAAATTTTGATAGGGGAACTCTGCTGGCAGAGGGGAGATTTGGGCCGGTGTACAGGGGATTTCTCCCTGGTGGAATTCAGGTTGCTGTGAAGGTGTTGGTCCATGGTTCGGCAATGGCTGACCAAGATGCTGCAAGAGAGCTTGAGCGGCTGGGACGGATCAAACATCCTAATTTGGTTCCTTTGACTGGTTACTGCTTAGCAGGGGAGCAGAGAATCGCCATCTACGAGTACATGGAGAACGGCAATCTGCACAACCTACTTCATGACTTGCCTCTAGGAGTCCAGACCACTGAGGATTGGAGCACTGACACATGGGAAGACAACAATGGCGGTGTTGCCACCGAAAACATCACACCAGAGGGTACCGCGACATGGATGTTCCGGCACAAGATTGCATTAGGCGCCGCGAGGGCACTGGCATTCCTGCACCATGGCTGCATCCCTCAGATCGTCCACCGTGACGTGAAGGCGAGCAGCATCTACTTCGACTGTGGGATGGAGCCTAGGCTGTCTGACTTCGGGCTGTCAATGATCGCCGGGACCAGCACGGACAACAACCTGCTGCACCATTCCCCGGGCTACGCCCCACCGGAGTTCTCCGACTCGGAGAACGCCATGGCGACAGCAAAGTCCGATGTCTACAGCTTCGGCGTCGTGCTGTTCGAGCTGATCACTGGCAAGAAGCCACTGGGGGACGACTACCCCGGCCAGAAGGAAGCCAGCCTGGTGAACTGGGCTAGGGCGATGGTGAAGGCAAACCTCGGGCCGGGCATCATCGACCCAAAGATCCGCGACACCGGGCTGGAGAGGCAGATGGAGGAGGCCCTGAGGATCGCCTACCTCTGCACCGCCGAGCTCCCCTCCAAGAGGCCGGCCATGCAGCAGATCGTTGGCCTGCTCAAGGACATTGAGCCTAAGGTAGCAGAGCAGGACTGA